The following proteins are encoded in a genomic region of Alnus glutinosa chromosome 8, dhAlnGlut1.1, whole genome shotgun sequence:
- the LOC133876372 gene encoding transcription factor ORG2-like produces the protein MLASQPSSFSSIACWPNLQDTITHQHNNYHIYTQTNEASKSLVDHCPPFQLDQYFTPSTSISSNPTMAQKLCHNARERNRRQKINVLFSTLRSLLPATHDDPTEKLSIPETVSGVVKYIPELQEQVEGLIQKKEELLSRISRQEQQTRQENPRQLPSQFSSSAVSASWLNDREVMIQISTYKSPLSEILLHLEEDGFQLLNSSSFESFGGRVFHNLHLQLERTDKLEHAYDQVLSDKLFSLYEKGGAI, from the exons ATGTTAGCATCACAGCCAAGTTCCTTTTCAAGCATTGCCTGCTGGCCTAATTTACAGGACACCATCACGCACCAGCATAATAACTATCACATCTACACACAGACTAATGAAGCGTCAAAGTCACTTGTTGATCATTGCCCTCCATTCCAACTCGATCAGTACTTCACGCCATCCACCTCAATCAGCAGCAACCCCACGATGGCCCAGAAGCTTTGCCACAATGCTAGGGAGCGTAATCGTCGCCAAAAGATTAATGTTTTGTTCTCCACTCTGCGTTCACTACTTCCTGCCACTCATGATGATCCAACG GAAAAATTAAGTATTCCGGAGACAGTTTCAGGCGTGGTCAAATACATACCAGAACTACAAGAGCAAGTGGAGGGACTGATTCAAAAGAAGGAAGAGCTTCTTTCAAGGATTTCTAGACAAGAACAACAAACTCGTCAAGAAAATCCTAGGCAACTTCCTTCTCAATTCTCTTCATCTGCAGTTTCGGCAAGCTGGCTTAATGACAGAGAAGTTATGATTCAGATATCCACATATAAGAGTCCATTATCTGAAATCTTGCTTCATTTAGAGGAGGATGGGTTTCAACTACTAAATTCTTCTTCGTTCGAGTCCTTTGGAGGAAGGGTCTTTCATAATTTACACCTTCAG CTGGAAAGGACTGATAAACTGGAGCATGCATATGATCAGGTTTTGAGTGACAAGCTTTTTTCGTTGTATGAAAAGGGGGGAGCAATCTAA